The Enterobacter mori genomic interval CCACAACATTCCCGCTACAGTGACGAACACGTTGAACAACTGCTCAGTGAGCTGGTCAACGTACTGGAAAAACATAAAACGCCAACCGATCTCTCCCTGATGGTTTTGGGAAATATGGTTACCAACCTTATCAACACCAGCGTTGCTCCGGCTCAACGTCAGGCGATCGCCAAATCTTTCGCCCAGGCACTGCAGTCCTCGGTTAGCGACGACCAGGCACACTAAGGGAAACGAACAACAGTTTATGGTGACGAATCGTCAGCGCTACCGTGAAAAAGTCTCCCAGATGGTCAGCTGGGGGCACTGGTTTGCCCTGTTCAACATTCTGTTGGCGATAGTTCTCGGCTGCCGTTATCTGTTTGTGGCGGACTGGCCAACCACGCTAATCGGACGTGTTTACTCCTGGATAAGCCTGGTCGGTCACTTTAGCTTTCTGGTATTCGCCACCTATCTGCTCATCCTGTTCCCTCTGACGTTTATCGTCATGTCGCAGCGTCTGATGCGGTTCTTGTCCGCCATCCTTGCGACCGCGGGCATGACGCTTTTGCTGATCGACAGCGAAGTCTTTACCCGTTTCCACCTGCATCTCAACCCTATTGTCTGGGAACTGGTCATTAACCCCGATCAGAACGAGACCGCACGTGACTGGCAGCTGATGTTTATCAGCGTGCCCATTATTCTTCTGATTGAGATGCTGTTCGCCACCTGGAGCTGGCAGAAGCTGCGAAGCCTCACCCGGCGGCGCCATTACGCGAAGCCCGTTGCCGCGCTCTTTTTCGTCTCATTCATCAGTTCGCACCTCATGTATATCTGGGCGGATGCGAACTTCTATCGTCCTATCACCATGCAGCGCGCAAACCTGCCGCTCTCGTATCCGATGACGGCACGTCGTTTCCTTGAGAAACACGGTCTGCTGGATGCGCAGGAGTATCAGCGCCGCCTGGTCGAGCAAGGTAATCCGGAAGCGGTCAGCGTGCAGTATCCGCTGAGCGATTTGCGCTATCGCGACATGGGCCGTGGGCAAAACGTTCTGTTGATCACCGTTGATGGTCTGAACTATTCGCGCTACGAGAAGCAGATGCCCGCACTGGCGGCGTTCGCGGATAAGAACATCACGTTTACGCAGCATATGAGCTCGGGCAACTCAACCGACGCGGGTATTTTCGGCCTGTTCTATGGGATATCGCCGAGCTACATGGATGGCGTACTCTCTTCACGCACGCCAGCAGCATTGATTACCGGGCTTAATCAGCAAGGGTATCAGCTGGGGCTGTTCGCGTCCGATGGCTTCAACAGTTCGCTTTACCGCCAGGCTCTGCTCTCTGATTTCTCACTGCCTGCCGCGCAGAGCCAGTCTGACTCCCAGACGGCAAACCAGTGGATTAACTGGCTGCAGCGCTACGCTCAGGAAGATAACCGCTGGTTCTCCTGGGTTGCGTTTAACGGCACAACGGATGACAGCAATCAGAAAGGCTTCACCCGTCGTTACACTCGTGCGGCAGGTGATGTTGATGCACAAATTGCGCGCGTGCTGACCGCCCTGAACGACTCGGGCAAGCTGGATAATACGGTGGTGATTATCACTGCGGGCCATGGCGTACCGCTGGGCGACGATATGGAGAGCATGGCCTGGTCACGTCCGAACCTGCATGTACCACTGATCATTCACTGGCCGGGTACCCCTGCGCAGCGCATTAATATGCTTACCGATCATAAAGATGTGATGACCACATTGATGCAGCGCCTGTTGCACGTCAGCACGCCAGCTAACGAGTACTCTCAGGGGCAAGATCTCTTTAGCGCCACTCGTCGGCACAACTGGGTAACTGCCGCAGGTGGCAATACGCTGGCGGTCACGACGCCTGAGCTGACGCTGGTACTGAACAGTAACGGCAGTTATCAGACCTATAACCTGAAGGGCGAGAAGCTGAAGGACCAAAAACCGCAGCTCAGCCTGCTGTTGCAGGTTCTGACGGACGAAAAACGGTTTATCGCTAACTGATTAATAATAAACCAGTTAGCGCGTTCTTCCCCTTGCATTCAAAAAGGAATCGAGTAGTATTCCTTTCATGCGTCGGCACGTAGCGCAGCCTGGTAGCGCACCGTCATGGGGTGTCGGGGGTCGGAGGTTCAAATCCTCTCGTGCCGACCAAAAACTTTCTAAACCAGCCTTCCGGCTGGTTTTTTATTGCAGCTCGTCCGGCGTTTTATGCAAGTAAACCAGCGTAGCCAGACAAATCACCGCCCCGGCATAAAACGTATATTCTGCGCCTGCTGTTTCCCAGATCGCTCCTGCCCCCACGCTGGCAATAAGCAAGCCAACGCCACTGACCATACTGAAAATGCCGTAGGCGGTGCCGCGTAAATCCGCTGGTGCGGTTTTCGCTATCATTGCGGCCAACAGCCCCTGGGTCATCCCCATGTGCAAGCCCCACAGCGCGACACCTAAAATAATCCCGCCCCAATGGGAACTTAACGCCAGCACAACGTCGGCACCTATCAATACCACCAACCCCCACTGCAGCAGCCGGGTGTGGCTCATTGAGTCTGAGAGCTTGCCAAAAGGATATGCTGAAAGGAAATAGAGCAGGTTCATGGCCACCATCACCAGGGGGATCAATGCCAGCGGGACGCCCGACTGCTGCGCGCGAAGCACCAGAAACGCTTCACTAAAGCGAGCCAGAGTGAAGACGGCCCCCAATCCAATTACCCACCAGCAGCCTTTGCCCAGCCGCTTCAGGTTCTCTTTTTTAATCGGATTGGTTCGCTTATGTTCGACAGGGGTTTTCGGTTCACGAAGACCGAAGAAAAGTAACGCTACGGCGAGTACGCCGGGGATCACGGCGATCCAGAATATGGTGCGAAAATCGTCGTTCCACAGCAGCATTAACCCGACGGCCAGCAAGGGGCCAAGAAATGCACCGATGGTATCCATAGACTGGCGCAGACCGAACGCCGCACCGCGCAGTTCGGGCGGCGTCACGTCAGCGACCAGCGCGTCCCGCGGTGCGCCGCGGATGCCCTTCCCCACCCGGTCGATTAATCGTGCCCCCAGAATCATGCCGGATGATGAGGCGATAGCGAACAGCGGTTTGCTCAGCGCGCCCAGCCCGTAGCCCAGAACGGCCAGCCCTTTTCGCTTGCCGAGATAGTCGCTGATTGCACCGGAAAAGACTTTAATAAACAGCGCAGTGGCTTCTGCTAAACCTTCAATAAGACCGATGAAAATCACGCTGGCACCGAGCGTTGTGACCATAAACAATGGCAGCAGGCTGTGAATGATCTCCGAGGAGATATCCATCAACATACTGACTCCCCCCACAACCCAGACTCCTTTCGGGATCCGGCTGAGCGTTGCAAACCGGGATAACATCGGGCATCTCCTGCTTTCTGTAGAACAATCTCGTTCGAAACAGAATATCCTGGAAATGCGAATAAATATCATCAGACATAAAAAAAGCCAGCCCGAAGGGCTGGCTTGCTTCTCGCCGATAAAGGATCAGTGCTTATCGCGCCCGCCCAGGAAGAAAATACCCAGCGGAATGGCAAGCAGAACGGTGAACACCAGGCTGTAAACAAAGATCATCGCCGATTGCAGAACGTACATGCTGGTCGTCCATGCAGAGAGGGGAATGTTGTACTGTTCAATGACGCCAACAATGGTTGCCCGTCCAACGCATGCAGCGGCAATCATAAACACAACCAGCAGCGCCAGCAGGAATTTACGGCCTTCAGGTGTTTTCAGTTTTGCGCGAACCATCTCTCTTCCCTTTACAGATGAATAACATTATCTGACGCTTAAAATAACACGATCTCCCCACCGACTCCACACCAGCATTAAAAACCATTTTTAATGCAA includes:
- the yejM gene encoding LPS biosynthesis-modulating metalloenzyme YejM, which produces MVTNRQRYREKVSQMVSWGHWFALFNILLAIVLGCRYLFVADWPTTLIGRVYSWISLVGHFSFLVFATYLLILFPLTFIVMSQRLMRFLSAILATAGMTLLLIDSEVFTRFHLHLNPIVWELVINPDQNETARDWQLMFISVPIILLIEMLFATWSWQKLRSLTRRRHYAKPVAALFFVSFISSHLMYIWADANFYRPITMQRANLPLSYPMTARRFLEKHGLLDAQEYQRRLVEQGNPEAVSVQYPLSDLRYRDMGRGQNVLLITVDGLNYSRYEKQMPALAAFADKNITFTQHMSSGNSTDAGIFGLFYGISPSYMDGVLSSRTPAALITGLNQQGYQLGLFASDGFNSSLYRQALLSDFSLPAAQSQSDSQTANQWINWLQRYAQEDNRWFSWVAFNGTTDDSNQKGFTRRYTRAAGDVDAQIARVLTALNDSGKLDNTVVIITAGHGVPLGDDMESMAWSRPNLHVPLIIHWPGTPAQRINMLTDHKDVMTTLMQRLLHVSTPANEYSQGQDLFSATRRHNWVTAAGGNTLAVTTPELTLVLNSNGSYQTYNLKGEKLKDQKPQLSLLLQVLTDEKRFIAN
- a CDS encoding DUF2534 family protein, whose protein sequence is MVRAKLKTPEGRKFLLALLVVFMIAAACVGRATIVGVIEQYNIPLSAWTTSMYVLQSAMIFVYSLVFTVLLAIPLGIFFLGGRDKH
- a CDS encoding YejL family protein: MPQHSRYSDEHVEQLLSELVNVLEKHKTPTDLSLMVLGNMVTNLINTSVAPAQRQAIAKSFAQALQSSVSDDQAH
- a CDS encoding MFS transporter, translated to MLSRFATLSRIPKGVWVVGGVSMLMDISSEIIHSLLPLFMVTTLGASVIFIGLIEGLAEATALFIKVFSGAISDYLGKRKGLAVLGYGLGALSKPLFAIASSSGMILGARLIDRVGKGIRGAPRDALVADVTPPELRGAAFGLRQSMDTIGAFLGPLLAVGLMLLWNDDFRTIFWIAVIPGVLAVALLFFGLREPKTPVEHKRTNPIKKENLKRLGKGCWWVIGLGAVFTLARFSEAFLVLRAQQSGVPLALIPLVMVAMNLLYFLSAYPFGKLSDSMSHTRLLQWGLVVLIGADVVLALSSHWGGIILGVALWGLHMGMTQGLLAAMIAKTAPADLRGTAYGIFSMVSGVGLLIASVGAGAIWETAGAEYTFYAGAVICLATLVYLHKTPDELQ